GGGCCCGAGCGCTGGCTGGCCCTCGCCACCGGCTTGAATCGGGCGTCGAGCGCCGACCCCGGCGGAGCGTGATCCCGATGGCAGATGTGACGGTGCGGGCCCCCGCCAAGATCAACCTGCACCTGGAGGTGCTGGGTCTACGGCCGGACGGCTACCACGAGCTGGCGATGGTGATGCAGAGCATCGACCTGGCCGACACGATGGTGCTGCGCACCACCGCCGACGACACGATCCGGCTGCGCAGCGACAGCCGCGAGCTGCCCAGCGACGGCACCAACCTGATCGTCAGGGCGGCCGAGCTGCTGCGCTCCCGGGTGGGCCTGCCGGAACTGGGGGTGGACATCACGCTGCACAAGCGCATCCCCATCGGCGCCGGCCTGGCAGGGGGCTCGAGCGATGGGGCCGCCGCCCTGGCAGGCCTCGACGCCCTCTGGGGCCTGGCCCTGGGCCGCGAGCGGCTGCATGGCCTGGCGGCCGAGCTGGGATCGGACATGCCCTTCTGCCTGGAGGGCGGCACCCAGCTCTGCTTCGGCCGCGGGGAGCGGCTCGAGCCCGTCCCGGCGGCAGGGGCGCCCGGCCAGGCGCTGCTGCTGATCAAGCATCCCCAGGCCAGCGTCTCCACCCCCTGGGCCTACGGCCGCTGCCGGGACCTGCGGGGCGATTTCTACCTCGACGCCGAGGAGGACTTCGAACAGCGGCGCCAGGCCCTGCGTCAGGGCCCCCTGGTGGCGGCCCTGGCCGGCCGGGGCCCGCTGCCCCACCTGCGCAATGACCTGCAGGCGGTGGTGGAGCCGGAGGTGGAGAGCATCCGCGCTGGCCTCGAGCTGCTGCGCAGTGGCCCGGGGGCCCTGGCCGTCGCGATGAGCGGCTCGGGGCCGAGTCTGTTCGCGCTGCACCCGGATCTGGCCACGGCGGAGGCGGCCCGGGAGGCCCTGGCGGAGCCGCTGGAGGCCCTGGGCTTCGACACCTGGTGCTGCCGCTGCGGCGGATCCGGTGTCAGCCTGGTGACGGATGGATCCGCACCATGACCGACGAACGCCCCGCCCCGCCGCCGCGCAAGGGACCCCTCAGCTTCCTCTCCGGTGCCATCACCAGCGGCCTGCTGGCCTGGCTGAGCCTGGGGGTGAGCCAGCGGGTGGTGGGCTGGTACGTGACCCACCCGCCCCACTTCGACTCGGCCTTCGCCCAGAGCATCGCCACCGCCATGAAGACGCTGATGGTGGGGATGTGTTTCCTGGCCACCTTCACCTTCGCCTTCATCGGCCTGGGGCTGTTCCTGGTGTTCATCCGCAGCCTTTGGTCGGCCGAGGCCGAATCCCCTTCCTAAGCTGCCCACCAGCCGCCCTTCCCCCCGATGACACCCCACGATCTGGGTCTGCTGGTGGTCCTGCTGCTGCCGGGCATGCTGCTGTCGGTCCTGCTGCTCAGCACCTTCGCCGCCGGCGGCTGAGATAGGTTGGCCGCGCACAGGCCCCTGCTCCGTGGCTGAAACTCTTCTGTTCAACGCCTTGCGCGAAGCCATCGACGAGGAGATGGCCCGCGACCCCCATGTCTGTGTCATGGGAGAGGACGTGGGCCACTACGGCGGCTCTTACAAGGTCACCAAGGATCTGTTCGAGAAGTACGGCGAACTGCGGGTGCTGGACACCCCCATCGCCGAGAACAGCTTCACCGGCATGGCCGTCGGCGCCGCCATGACCGGCCTGCGGCCGATCGTGGAAGGCATGAACATGGGCTTTCTGCTGCTTGCCTTCAACCAGATCTCCAACAACATGGGGATGCTGCGTTACACCAGCGGCGGTAACTACACGATCCCGGCGGTGGTGCGCGGGCCCGGCGGCGTCGGCCGCCAGCTCGGAGCCGAGCACAGCCAGCGCCTTGAGGCCTACTTCCATGCCGTGCCCGGCATCAAGATCGTGGCGGTGAGCACCCCCACCAATGCCAAGGGCCTGATGAAGGCCGCCATCCGCGACAACAATCCGGTGCTCTTCTTCGAGCACGTTCTTCTCTACAACCTCAGCGAGGACATCCCCGAGGGCGACTACATCTGCGCCCTCGACCAGGCCGAGGTCGTGCGTGAAGGCAAGGACGTCACCATGCTCACCTATTCCCGCATGCGCCACCACTGCCTCAAGGCGGTGGAGCAGCTGGAGGCCGAGGGGGTCGATGTCGAGCTGATCGACCTGATCAGCCTCAAGCCCTTCGATATGGAGACCATCGCCCGCTCGATCCGCAAGACCCACAAGGTGGTGGTGGTGGAGGAGTGCATGAAGACCGGCGGCATCGGCGCCGAACTGATCGCCCTGATCACCGAGCACTGCTTCGACGACCTGGATGCCCGGCCGGTGCGCCTCTCCTCCCAGGACATCCCCACCCCGTACAACGGCAATCTGGAGAACCTCACCATCATTCAGCCCCACCAGATCGTTGCCGCGGCGCACGATCTGAAGGCGGGTCGACGCTGAGATGGGACGCCAACAGGGCTGGTTCGCCCTCATCCTCGCCCTCACCATCGCCTCCGGGGCCCTGCTGGCCAACTACGGCCTGCAGCTCGGCCTTGATCTCCGCGGCGGCAGCCAGCTCACCCTCCAGGTGATGCCGGCCGGGGCCATCAGCCGGGTGGATGCCGAGCAGCTGGAGGCCGTCAAGGACGTGCTGGAGCGCCGCATCAACGGCCTGGGTGTGGCCGAATCCACCCTCCAGGCCGTGGGCAGCGACCAGCTGGTGCTGCAGCTGCCGGGCGAACAGGATCCCAGCCAGGCGGCCCGGGTGCTCGGCAGCACGGCCCTGCTGGAGTTCCGGGCCCAGAAGCCCGGCACCGAGCAGGAAATGCAGGGCCTCCTGGGCCTCAAGCGCCAGGCCGAGTCGGTGCTGCGCTCCAAGCGGCCCCCCTCCGCCCTCGACGACCCCACGGCAACACCGCCACCGACACCGTCCTCCCTGTCGGCGGAGGACCTGGCCAAGGCGCTCACCTCCCTCGGGATCCAGGTTCCCGCCGGCAGCAGCGAGGTCGACCAGCTCGAGCTGCTGCTCCGGGAGACCAATCGCCGCATCCTTGTCCTCTACGGCCCTCCCCTGATCACCGGCAAGGACCTCACCAGCGCCGGCCGTCAGCAGCAGGCCACCGGCACCGGCTGGGAGGTGACCCTGGGCTTCAACCGGGAAGGGGGTGAGAAGTTCGCCGCCCTCACCCAGTCGATCGCCGGCACCAACCGGGTGCTAGGCATCGTCCTCGATGGCCGCTCGATCAGCGAGGCCAGCGTCGGTGAGCAGTTCAAGGTGGCCGGCATCACCGGCGGATCCGCCTCGATCACCGGCAACTTCAGCGCCGAGGAGGCCCGCGACCTGGAGGTCCAGCTGCGGGGGGGCTCCCTGCCCCTGCCGGTGAAGATCGTCGAGGTGCGCACCGTCGGCCCGTCCCTGGGGGCCGAGAACATCCGCTCCAGCCTCGTGGCCGGCCTGTCGGGCCTGGCCCTGGTGGCGGTGTTCATGGCCGTGGTGTACCGCCTGCCCGGGATGGTGGCGGTGCTGGCCCTGAGCCTCTACGCCCTGTTCAACCTGGCCATCTATGCCCTGATTCCCGTCACCCTCACCCTGCCGGGGATCGCCGGTTTCATCCTGTCGATGGGGATGGCGGTGGATGCCAACGTTCTGATCTTTGAGCGCATCAAGGAGGAGCTGCGGGCCGGCAACACCCTGATCCGCTCCATCGACACGGGCTTCTCCCTGGCCCTGTCCTCGATCATCGACGGCCACGTCACCGGCCTGATCAGCTGTGCCGCCCTGTTCTTCCTCGGCACCGGCCTGGTCAAGGGCTTCGCCGTCACCCTGGCGATCGGCCTGCTGCTCAGCCTGTTCACCTCCCTCACCTGCACCCGCACCCTGCTGCGGCTTCTGATGAGCTACCCGGCCCTGCGGCGTCCCACCTACTTCCTTCCCGCCCGCCAGCTGCCGCCCGTCCGGGCCGGCGCCGCCCCGGCGGGCGCGGCCTGAATGACTGCCATGACCTCCGTCCCCTCCCCCCGCTTCCGCATCAACCGCCACCGGCGGCTGGCCTGGCTGGGCTCGGGGCTGGCCTGCGGCCTGAGCCTGCTGGGCCTGGCCCTCTGCTGGCTGAACCCGGCCATCGGGGCCCCCCTGCGGCCCGGCCTCGACTTCACCGGCGGCACCCAGGTGCAGGTGGAGCGGGACTGCGCCCCCTGCAAGCCCGTCACCCCCGCCGAGGTGCGAGAGGGCCTCAGCCGCCTCACCCTGCCGTCCACGGAAGGGGAGCGCCCCCCCAGCCTGGGCAGCGCCTCGGTGCAGGTCCTGGACGGCGGCCGTTCCCTGCTGCTGCGCCTGCCGGCCCTCGACGCCGACCAGAGCACGGCCCTGGTCGGCGACCTGGCCACCCGGTTCGGGCCGCTGCGCTCCAGCGGCACCTCGGTCAACACGATCGGGCCCACCCTCGGCTCCCGACTGCTGCGCGGCAGCCTCATCTCCCTGCTGGTGAGCTTCGTGGCGATCTCCGCTTACATCACCTTCAGCTACAGCGGCATCTTCGCGGGGCTGGCCCTGCTGTGCCTGGCCCACGACGTGCTGATCACCTGCGGACTGTTCGCCTGGCTGGGGTTGCTTCAGGGCATCGAGGTCGATTCGCTGTTCGCCGTCTCCCTGATCACGATCGCCGGCTATTCGGTCAATGACACGGTGGTGGTCTATGACCGAATCCGCGAGCAGCGCCGCACCCTCGGTGATCTTCCCCTGGTGGATCAGGTGGATGTAGCCGTGGATGCCACCCTCACCCGCTCGCTCTACACCTCGTTCACCACCCTGCTGCCCCTGGTGGCCCTGATCTTCTTCGGCGGCAGCACCCTGTTCTGGTTCGCCGTGGCACTCACGGTGGGCATCGCCGTCGGCAGCTGGTCGAGCATCGGCATCGCCCCCACCCTGCTGCCGGTGTTCTCGAAGCGATGAGGGGCCCCGACCGCAGCGAACCGAACCGCCGCGGCTGGCCCCTGCTGCCGGTGGTGCTGCTGGTGCTGGCCCTGATCGACCTGCGGGTGGAGCTGATCCTGCTCTGGGACCACCTCACCCTCACTTCCCTCACCGCCGCCATCCGCTCCCACCTCCTGGCCGTCACGGTGCTGGTGGCCCAGCCCTCCCTCTGGCACCACTACCGTCGCGTGCGCGGCTGAGGCGATCAGGCCCCCAGGGTGGATCCCTGCGATCAGGCCAAATCCCAGCGGTCCATCACATCCCGGACCAGCACCTCTTCGCAGACCACCTGCAGCACCACCACCAGGGGCAGGGCCAGCAGCAGGCCGGGCAACCCCAGGAGGGCCCCCAGACTCAGCTGGGCCATCAGCGCCACCGTGGGCAGCAGGTTGACGGTGCGGCTCAGCAGCAGCGGGGTGAGCAGGAAGGCCTCGCCGTTCTGCAGCAGCAGCCGCAGCACCAGCACCTGGACCACCTTGGCCGGCGAGATCAGCAGGGCCACGGCCAGGGGCAGCAGGGTGGCGGCGGTGGGCCCGATGGTGGGCACGAAGGTGAGCAGGCCGCACACCAGGCCGCTGAGCAGGGCCAGGGGCACCTGCAGCAGGGCCAGGCCGGCCCAGGTGGTGACGAACACCACCGTGCCCGAGATGGTCATCCCCGCCAGCCAGCCCCCGAGGGCCTCACGGCATTCCCCCAGCAGCTCCTGCATGCGCGGCCGGTAGAACCGGGGCGTGGCGGCGATCAGCAGCCGCTGGTGGCTGGCGGGATCGAGGGCCATCAGGATCGCCAGCAGCAGCATCAGCAGCAGCTGGATCGTGCTGTTGGCGGCGCCGCCGGCCACGCCGAGCAGCTGGCCGCCCAGGGGCTGCAGCCGGTCCCAGAGGGTTCCCTCGGCCAGCTGCCGCTCCAGGTCCCGCAGCAGGGGGGTGCTGGGGACCACCTTGCCGAGCCGCTGGATCAGTTCGGGCACCAGCTGGCTGAACTGGCGGACCTGGTCGATCAGTTCCGGCAGCAGCAGATTGGCGAGCAGCCAGCCGATCGTCAGCAGAAGCAGCAGCACCAGCGACAGGGAGGCCCCCCGGTTCAGGGGGGTGAGCCGCCGCAGCAGGCTGGTGGGCACATCGAGGGCCACCGCCAGCACCACGGCGCCGAAGAGGATCAGCAGCACCCAGCGCAGTTCCCATAGCAGCAGCAGCAGCGCCACCAGGGCCAGGGCCCCGAGCAGGGTGCGTGCCTTCATGTCCGCCGCCGTTCCCGCTTCCAGGGATCGAGGATGTCATGGATCAGCACATCCCGCAGCAGCACCTGGAGGCAGACCGCCAGCGGCAGGGCCAGCAGGAGGCCGAGGGGGCCGAACAGCAGGGTGAACAGCAGCTGGGCGGTGAGGGTGAGGCCGGGCAGCAGCTGCAGCTGGTGCTGCATCACCGAAGGGGTGATGACGTAGCTCTCGAGGTTCTGGATCAGGACGTACACCAGGAGCACGGCCAGGGCCTTCCAGGGGGCATCCAGCAGGGCCACCGACATCGGGAAGATGGTGCTAAGCGTGGGCCCCACATTGGGAATGATGTTGAGCAGGCCGGCCAGCAGGGCGTTCGCCGCCACCAGTTTCACGCCCAGCAGGGACAGCCCGATCGCCGCCAGCAGGCCCACGCAGAGGGAGCTGATCAGCACCCCCACCATCCAGCTGCTCAGGGCGGTGCCACAGGCCACCAGCACCTGGCGCAGGCGCCGCCGGTAGAAGGAGGGGGCCAGCAGCAGCATCGCCTCCCGGTAGGCGGTGGGCTGGGCGGCCACCATCAGGGAGACGGCCACCACGAACAGCGTCTGGAGCAGACCGGCGCCGAGGTTGCCGGCCACGCCCACCAGGCCGATGGCACCGCCACCGAGCCGGCCCAGCAGATCGGGGGGCAGGGAGGTGGGTACCGACAGGGTCGATTTGATCCAGTCCAGGCTGCCATCCCTGCGGCCATAGAGCATCTGGGAGGCACCCTCGAGGGTCTGGCGCAGCAGCTTGAGCAGCTCGTCCCAGGCCCGCGGCACCTGCAGCACCAGCTGACGGAACTCGCTGATGAAGGGTGGGATCACCACCGTGGCGACGATCAGCACCACCAGGATCACCAGCAGCAGGGCCAGCAGCAGGGCGAGGGGCCGGGCGACGCCGATCCGCTCCCGGATGGCGCCCACCAGGGTGCACAGGGCCATGGCGAGCACCACGGCCGCGAACAGGAGGATCAGGGCGTCACGCAGGCTCCACAGCAGAACCAGCGCCGCCAGCAGGGCGATCAGGCCCAGCCACTGGCCGAATTTCAAACCTCCTCCTGAGCCTCCTCGGCCGGCTCGTCGCCCTGGCCGGCGAAGCCGAGGCCGTGGCCGTCGGCGTAACGCTGGGCGAAGCGCATGAAGCGCTCGAAGTCGGCGGTGCTCTTCCAGGTGTAGGTGGCTTCCAGGGCACTGGCCTTGCCGTTGACAAAGCGGGCCTTCACCTCCCGGGTCACCATCTCGCCCTCCTCATCCAGCATGAACATGCCGGTGATGTCCCCCACCGACTGGGGCGCCAGGGCTTCGGGCTCCTCGAACACGAAGGTGGCCTGGCCGGTGCGGCCATCCCGTGAGCGGGTCAGGCGGATGTCGGGCACGACCGTCTCGTCCACCCCGCGGAAGAACTGAATGGCGGCGGCCATGGCACTCGCTCAAAAGGTGACTTTAGGCAGAGCCCGTCCCCGCTCCCCTGACGGCGCAGACCCCAGGCCAGGGCCCGTCGCTCCTGACATAGTGGGACCCACCCTGCTGCCTCTCCGGCCGGTCGTCTCCCCCATGCTCTCCGGTCCTCCGGTTTCCAGCACCGTCGATGCCGATCAGCTGCTGGAGCGCTTCCTTACAGCCTCGGCCCGCCAGCGCCGCAGCCTGCTGGCCAGCCTCGGTCAGGCCGGCACCGCCCTGCTGGATCGGATCCCAGACCGGCTTGACCGCCTCGATGCCACCGGAGACGACTGGGCCGCCGGCCACCTGATCCAGCTGCTGCTGGCCTCCGGTGACACCGTTCGCCAGGAGGCCCTGCTGGCCCGCCATCCCCAGGGCTGGCTCGCCGTCACCAGCGTCGCCGGGATCGACTACGCGCCGCTGCAGCAGCACCTGATGCGGCAGGCGTTCGAGGAGGCCGACCGGCTCACCAGTGACCACCTGCGTCAGCTGGCCGGCGAGGGGGCCGTGCGCCGGGGCTACGTCTATTACAGCGAGGTGGCGGCCATGCCCGCCATCGATCTCACCAGCCTTGACCGCCTCTGGACCTGCTACTCCCAGGGGCGCTTCGGCTTCTCCACCCAGGCCCGGCTGCTGCAGGCCTGCCAGGGGCAGTGGGAACGCCTCTGGCCCCGGCTGGGCTGGAAGACCGACGGCACCTGGACCCGCTACCCAGGCTCCTTCCAGTGGACGATCGAGGCCCCCGAGGGCCACATGCCCCTGATCAACCAGCTGCGGGGGGTGCGCCTCATGGACGCCCTTCTGCAACATCCCGCCATCCAGGCGCGCCTGGAGGAGGCAGCGGCGGGGCGCCCGCGTTAGGTTCCGGTTAGGCGAATGGGACTACCTGCTTCATGCAGCTCCGCTGGGCCGATTACATCACCCCCTCCACCCTGCAGCTGGCCCCGCTGGTGGAGTTGCTCCTTGAACCCATCGGCTGTGCCCTGCGCCAGGCGGAGCTCCAGCTCGGTCTCCAGGAGGCCCTGGTCAATGCGGTGCGGCACGGCAACGGCTGCGATCCGGGCAAGTGCCTGAGGATCCGGCGGATCGTCACGCCGCGCTGGGTGATCTGGCAGGTGCAGGACGAGGGCCCCGGCCTGCCCGCCCATGCCCGCCAGGCCTGTCTGCCCTGCCAGGAGGATGCCCCCTCCGGCCGGGGCCTGTTCCTCATTCACCACTGCTTCGACGACGTGCGCTGGAGCGGTCGCGGCAACCGGCTGCAGCTGGCGGCCCGGCGGGCGGCGGTCAGCGCCCGTGGGCAGGACAGCCCGGATCGCTGATCTCAGCCCGGAGCCAGGCCTGGGCGTTCTCCAGCAGGGCCATGGCGCGGAGGCGGCCGTCGGTGGGCGCCGTGACGGCGGGGTCGTCGGCGGCGAGCAGCTGCACCAGCGCCGCCGCCAGCTGTTCGGCGGCCCGCCGGGGGCGCTGACGCTTCAGGGCGTGCCACTCCCGATCGCCGATGCTGAGCTGGCGGTGCAGGCGCTCGGCCAGGGGCAGGGCCTCGGCGGGCCAGGAACGGCTCGCCGGGACGGCGGAGGCGGCCGTCGAGGACGATCCGGCTGGAACGGCGGGGGCTTCCACTGGACGATCGGACCGAAGTGGATCCATCCTGTCGCTCCAGGCCTCGCCCTGTCGATCGCGCCCCCATGAGACGTCCCCAGCGCCCCCGCCGCCCCCCGTCGCCGGGGGTGCTTCACCACCTGGCGGCGGTGCTGAGCCTGGCCGGTCGCCCCGGGGCGGTGGCCGGCAGCGGCGTCAGCCTGCGCCGTAGGCGCCAGCGCCTGGAGCTGGCCCAACGGCTGCTGGACCCGCTCCCGGAGGCCCTGCTGCCCCGCGGGCGCCACGGTGATCGCTTCTGGACGGCCCTGCGCTGGGGCGGGCTCGGGCTGCTGCTGGCCTGGCTGCTGAGGTCCTGATTCAGGCGCTGGCTTCGCCGACGAACTCGAGCGGATGGGGGCGCTGCTCCAGCGCCTCCACGTCCGAGTGTTTCAGGGCGATCCAGTCATCCAGCAGCTCCCGGCTGAAGACGTCGCCGACCAGAAGGTAGTCGTGGTCGGCGGCAAGGGCCGCCAGGGCGGCGCCCAGGTCGGCGGGGAGCGCGGCAGGCTGATCGCCCGGACGGTGGGCGGGCTCCCGATCGGCGGGGGGGCCGGGATCGATCTGGTGGCGCACCCCGTCGAGGCCGGCCAGCAGAATGGCGCTGAAGGCCAGGTAGGGATTGGCCAGGCCGTCGGCCTGGCGCAGCACCAGCCGCCGGCGGCCGGGGTCCCCGTCGGGCTCGGGAATGGCGACCACGGTGGCGGAGTCATGGCGGGCATAGGCCAGCCGGCTCGGCGCCTGGGGCCCGCTTCCCAGCCGTCGGTAGCTGTTGGTGCCCGGGTTGGTGAAGGCGGCCAGGGAGGGGCCGTGACGCAGCAGCCCCCCCAGGTACCAGCGGGCGGTCTGGGACAGCTCCCCGTAGGTCCCTTCCCCGGCGAACAGGGGATGGCCGACCCTCCAGAGGCTCTGGTGCACCGCCAGGCCGGCACAGGTGGCGTCGAGGCTGGGCCGGGGCAGGAAGGTGGCGCTCCAGCCGTGGCGGCGGGCCACGTTCCGCACCACGTAGCGGCTCACCATCAGGGCGTCGGCGGCCCGCAGCGGATCGTCGCTCGCCAGCGTGAGGTGCTGCAGTGGACCGGCCGCCCGCTGGAGCGGCAGGCGGGCCCGGATCCCCAGGGCCGCCAGGGTCAGCCCCAGCTCGCTGTGGAGCGCCTCCGGGATGGCGCCGCCGGGGGCGACCCGGCAACCGCAGCCGAGGTCGTCGGCCCGGGACGTGAGCTCCTGGAACAGGAAGTAGCCGGACTCGGTGCCGAAGCGGGCGGCATCCGCCAGTCCGCTGCCCGCCAGCAGAGCCAGGGCGCGGGTTGCCAGGGTTCGGGGGCAGTGGCGGAGGCGCCCAGCGCCGTCGGGCGGCCCCTCGACCGCGGCGATCAGGCTCAGGCTCCGGGGCGAGAGGAAGGGGTCGATCCAGGCGGTGGCCGGGTCGGGGTGGAGCAGCAGGCCGTCGAGGGCCAGGCCGTGCAGGAAGGCCCCCTCCCCGAAGTGATGGGCCTCCAGGCTGATCGACTGCCAGCGCCCCGCCAGGTCCGTCACCTTGAGGTCGATGCGCTCGATGCCGTCGTCCCCGAGGCGGCGCAGGACGTCCTGGGCGGAGGTGACCATGGCGGGAGGCGGATGGGAAGGCTGCCGCCACGATGGTGCCCCCCCGATCGGCCAGTGGCCGCGTAACCGTTTCTGTCAGATTCCCCAGAACCAGCCGCAGCACAGGAATCTGGCGGATTGCGAGTGCTACCTTCCGCTTCAGGTGCGTCGATCCGTTTCGTCCATGCGAGATGCCATCACTGGTCTGATCGGTCGCTACGACCAGCTGGGCCGCTACTTCGATCGCAACGCGATCGATCGGATCGATTCCTATTTCGCCCAGGCGGAGGTGCGGCTGGCCGCTGTCGAGCTGATCAACCGGGAAGCCGCCACCATCGTGCGGGAGGCGGCCCAGCGCCTCTGGCTGGAGGACCCCGAACTGCTGCTGCCCGGTGGCAATGCCTACACCACCCGGCGCCTGGCGGCCTGCCTGCGCGACATGGATTACTTCCTGCGCTACGCCAGCTACGCCCTGGTGGCCGATGACTTCACCATCCTCGACGAGCGGGTGCTCAACGGTCTCGACGACACCTACAAGAGCCTGGGGGTGCCCACCGGTCCCACCGTCCGCAGCATCGCCCTGCTCGGTGAGGTGATCGCCGAGATGCTGGCCGATGCCGGCATGGCCGACACCGGCCTGGTGCGGGCTCCCTTTGAACACCTCTGCCGCGGCCTCTCCTCCAGCAATGTCCGGGCCCGCTGAGGCGGCCGTTCCCTAATCTCCCTTCACGACTGCCTCCCCGCCAGGTCTTGCCTTCTCTCCCAGTGCCTTCCTCCGTCAGCAGCGCCCACCGGCTCACCCTGGACCCCATCGCCACCCCCGAGCGTCTGCTGCTCGGTCCGGGTCCCTCCAACGCCCACCCCACGGTGCTGCAGGCCCTGGCCCGGATGCCGATCGGCCACCTGGATCCCCTCTACATCGACCTGATGGGTGAGGTGCAGGAGCTGCTCCGCTACGCCTGGCAGACCGACAACCGCCTCACCATCCCGATGAGCGGCACCGGCAGCGCCGCCATGGAGGCGACGCTGGCCAACACCATCGAACCCGGCGACAAAGTGCTGGTGGCGGTGATGGGCTACTTCGGCCAGCGCCTGGTCGACATGGCCGGCCGGTACCGGGCCGAGGTGGCCACCATCGAACGGCCCTGGGGAGAGGCCTTCGACCTGGCCGAGATCGAGGCGGCCCTGATCGCCCACAAGCCCGCCATCCTGGCGATGGTTCACGCCGAGACCTCCACCGGGGTGTGCCAGCCGATGGAGGGCATCGGCGAGCTCTGCCGCCGGCACGACTGCCTGCTGCTGCTGGACACGGTCACCTCCCTGG
This genomic stretch from Cyanobium gracile PCC 6307 harbors:
- the ispE gene encoding 4-(cytidine 5'-diphospho)-2-C-methyl-D-erythritol kinase, which gives rise to MADVTVRAPAKINLHLEVLGLRPDGYHELAMVMQSIDLADTMVLRTTADDTIRLRSDSRELPSDGTNLIVRAAELLRSRVGLPELGVDITLHKRIPIGAGLAGGSSDGAAALAGLDALWGLALGRERLHGLAAELGSDMPFCLEGGTQLCFGRGERLEPVPAAGAPGQALLLIKHPQASVSTPWAYGRCRDLRGDFYLDAEEDFEQRRQALRQGPLVAALAGRGPLPHLRNDLQAVVEPEVESIRAGLELLRSGPGALAVAMSGSGPSLFALHPDLATAEAAREALAEPLEALGFDTWCCRCGGSGVSLVTDGSAP
- a CDS encoding DUF3082 domain-containing protein, which translates into the protein MTDERPAPPPRKGPLSFLSGAITSGLLAWLSLGVSQRVVGWYVTHPPHFDSAFAQSIATAMKTLMVGMCFLATFTFAFIGLGLFLVFIRSLWSAEAESPS
- a CDS encoding pyruvate dehydrogenase complex E1 component subunit beta; this encodes MAETLLFNALREAIDEEMARDPHVCVMGEDVGHYGGSYKVTKDLFEKYGELRVLDTPIAENSFTGMAVGAAMTGLRPIVEGMNMGFLLLAFNQISNNMGMLRYTSGGNYTIPAVVRGPGGVGRQLGAEHSQRLEAYFHAVPGIKIVAVSTPTNAKGLMKAAIRDNNPVLFFEHVLLYNLSEDIPEGDYICALDQAEVVREGKDVTMLTYSRMRHHCLKAVEQLEAEGVDVELIDLISLKPFDMETIARSIRKTHKVVVVEECMKTGGIGAELIALITEHCFDDLDARPVRLSSQDIPTPYNGNLENLTIIQPHQIVAAAHDLKAGRR
- the secD gene encoding protein translocase subunit SecD — its product is MGRQQGWFALILALTIASGALLANYGLQLGLDLRGGSQLTLQVMPAGAISRVDAEQLEAVKDVLERRINGLGVAESTLQAVGSDQLVLQLPGEQDPSQAARVLGSTALLEFRAQKPGTEQEMQGLLGLKRQAESVLRSKRPPSALDDPTATPPPTPSSLSAEDLAKALTSLGIQVPAGSSEVDQLELLLRETNRRILVLYGPPLITGKDLTSAGRQQQATGTGWEVTLGFNREGGEKFAALTQSIAGTNRVLGIVLDGRSISEASVGEQFKVAGITGGSASITGNFSAEEARDLEVQLRGGSLPLPVKIVEVRTVGPSLGAENIRSSLVAGLSGLALVAVFMAVVYRLPGMVAVLALSLYALFNLAIYALIPVTLTLPGIAGFILSMGMAVDANVLIFERIKEELRAGNTLIRSIDTGFSLALSSIIDGHVTGLISCAALFFLGTGLVKGFAVTLAIGLLLSLFTSLTCTRTLLRLLMSYPALRRPTYFLPARQLPPVRAGAAPAGAA
- the secF gene encoding protein translocase subunit SecF — encoded protein: MTSVPSPRFRINRHRRLAWLGSGLACGLSLLGLALCWLNPAIGAPLRPGLDFTGGTQVQVERDCAPCKPVTPAEVREGLSRLTLPSTEGERPPSLGSASVQVLDGGRSLLLRLPALDADQSTALVGDLATRFGPLRSSGTSVNTIGPTLGSRLLRGSLISLLVSFVAISAYITFSYSGIFAGLALLCLAHDVLITCGLFAWLGLLQGIEVDSLFAVSLITIAGYSVNDTVVVYDRIREQRRTLGDLPLVDQVDVAVDATLTRSLYTSFTTLLPLVALIFFGGSTLFWFAVALTVGIAVGSWSSIGIAPTLLPVFSKR
- a CDS encoding AI-2E family transporter, with translation MKARTLLGALALVALLLLLWELRWVLLILFGAVVLAVALDVPTSLLRRLTPLNRGASLSLVLLLLLTIGWLLANLLLPELIDQVRQFSQLVPELIQRLGKVVPSTPLLRDLERQLAEGTLWDRLQPLGGQLLGVAGGAANSTIQLLLMLLLAILMALDPASHQRLLIAATPRFYRPRMQELLGECREALGGWLAGMTISGTVVFVTTWAGLALLQVPLALLSGLVCGLLTFVPTIGPTAATLLPLAVALLISPAKVVQVLVLRLLLQNGEAFLLTPLLLSRTVNLLPTVALMAQLSLGALLGLPGLLLALPLVVVLQVVCEEVLVRDVMDRWDLA
- a CDS encoding AI-2E family transporter, with the protein product MKFGQWLGLIALLAALVLLWSLRDALILLFAAVVLAMALCTLVGAIRERIGVARPLALLLALLLVILVVLIVATVVIPPFISEFRQLVLQVPRAWDELLKLLRQTLEGASQMLYGRRDGSLDWIKSTLSVPTSLPPDLLGRLGGGAIGLVGVAGNLGAGLLQTLFVVAVSLMVAAQPTAYREAMLLLAPSFYRRRLRQVLVACGTALSSWMVGVLISSLCVGLLAAIGLSLLGVKLVAANALLAGLLNIIPNVGPTLSTIFPMSVALLDAPWKALAVLLVYVLIQNLESYVITPSVMQHQLQLLPGLTLTAQLLFTLLFGPLGLLLALPLAVCLQVLLRDVLIHDILDPWKRERRRT
- the psb28 gene encoding photosystem II reaction center protein Psb28 — its product is MAAAIQFFRGVDETVVPDIRLTRSRDGRTGQATFVFEEPEALAPQSVGDITGMFMLDEEGEMVTREVKARFVNGKASALEATYTWKSTADFERFMRFAQRYADGHGLGFAGQGDEPAEEAQEEV
- a CDS encoding GUN4 domain-containing protein; the encoded protein is MLSGPPVSSTVDADQLLERFLTASARQRRSLLASLGQAGTALLDRIPDRLDRLDATGDDWAAGHLIQLLLASGDTVRQEALLARHPQGWLAVTSVAGIDYAPLQQHLMRQAFEEADRLTSDHLRQLAGEGAVRRGYVYYSEVAAMPAIDLTSLDRLWTCYSQGRFGFSTQARLLQACQGQWERLWPRLGWKTDGTWTRYPGSFQWTIEAPEGHMPLINQLRGVRLMDALLQHPAIQARLEEAAAGRPR
- a CDS encoding ATP-binding protein: MQLRWADYITPSTLQLAPLVELLLEPIGCALRQAELQLGLQEALVNAVRHGNGCDPGKCLRIRRIVTPRWVIWQVQDEGPGLPAHARQACLPCQEDAPSGRGLFLIHHCFDDVRWSGRGNRLQLAARRAAVSARGQDSPDR
- a CDS encoding DUF6439 family protein — protein: MDPLRSDRPVEAPAVPAGSSSTAASAVPASRSWPAEALPLAERLHRQLSIGDREWHALKRQRPRRAAEQLAAALVQLLAADDPAVTAPTDGRLRAMALLENAQAWLRAEISDPGCPAHGR